A stretch of Lysobacter sp. K5869 DNA encodes these proteins:
- a CDS encoding hemin uptake protein HemP: MSLRNPVLQLKPRTDRSLAAVAPPVASVAPAAAAASAIVAAAQGGLVESAALLRGAREVLIRHGGEVYRLRHTRNDKLILTK; encoded by the coding sequence ATGTCTCTGCGCAACCCCGTGCTGCAGCTGAAGCCCCGTACTGATCGTTCCCTGGCCGCGGTCGCCCCGCCGGTCGCCTCGGTCGCGCCGGCCGCCGCGGCGGCTTCGGCCATCGTCGCCGCCGCCCAAGGCGGACTGGTCGAAAGCGCCGCCCTGCTGCGCGGCGCGCGCGAAGTCCTGATCCGCCACGGCGGCGAGGTCTATCGCCTGCGCCATACCCGCAACGACAAGTTGATCCTGACCAAGTAA
- a CDS encoding aldo/keto reductase yields MQYRRLGSSGLQISALSFGAWVTFGAQIGRATARELIAAAWDHGVNFFDNAEGYANGEAERVMGEAIAELGLPRDGYCVSSKVFFGAEAEPKPTQRGLSRKHVIEACHAALRRLRVEHLDLYFCHRPDPDVPVEETVWAMDTLVRQGKVLYWGTSEWPAALIREAHKIARAHHLHAPTMEQPQYNLLHRERVELEYAPLYAELGLGTTIWSPLASGLLTGKYRGGFEGESRLGQADKEWLRKIAVGSSEQRRIERVTAFVELAAELGVAPASLAIAWCLRNPHVSTAILGASRVEQLLQNLGALEIKLDDAAWQRVEAVTA; encoded by the coding sequence ATGCAATACCGTCGACTGGGTTCGTCCGGCCTGCAGATTTCCGCGCTGTCCTTCGGCGCCTGGGTCACCTTCGGCGCGCAGATCGGCCGCGCCACCGCGCGCGAGCTGATCGCCGCGGCCTGGGACCACGGCGTCAATTTCTTCGACAACGCCGAGGGCTACGCCAACGGCGAGGCCGAGCGGGTGATGGGCGAGGCGATCGCCGAACTCGGCCTGCCGCGCGACGGGTATTGCGTGTCGAGCAAGGTGTTCTTCGGCGCCGAAGCCGAGCCCAAGCCGACCCAGCGCGGCTTGTCGCGCAAGCATGTAATCGAAGCCTGTCATGCCGCGCTGCGCCGTTTGCGGGTCGAGCATCTGGATTTGTATTTCTGCCATCGCCCGGATCCGGACGTGCCGGTGGAAGAGACGGTCTGGGCGATGGACACGTTGGTGCGCCAGGGCAAGGTGCTGTACTGGGGCACCTCGGAATGGCCGGCGGCGTTGATCCGCGAAGCGCATAAGATCGCGCGCGCTCATCACTTGCATGCACCGACGATGGAGCAGCCTCAGTACAACCTGCTGCACCGCGAGCGGGTCGAGTTGGAATACGCGCCGCTGTACGCCGAACTCGGCCTGGGCACGACGATCTGGTCGCCGCTGGCGTCGGGTTTGTTGACCGGCAAATACCGCGGCGGCTTCGAGGGCGAGAGCCGGCTCGGCCAAGCGGACAAGGAATGGCTGCGCAAGATCGCGGTCGGTAGTTCGGAACAGCGGCGGATCGAGCGGGTGACGGCGTTCGTCGAACTGGCGGCGGAACTGGGCGTGGCGCCGGCGTCGTTGGCGATCGCGTGGTGTCTGCGCAATCCGCATGTGTCCACGGCGATTCTCGGCGCGAGCCGGGTGGAGCAGTTGCTGCAGAACTTGGGCGCGCTGGAGATCAAGCTGGACGACGCGGCGTGGCAGCGGGTGGAAGCCGTCACCGCCTGA
- a CDS encoding TMEM165/GDT1 family protein has protein sequence MDLSHFPAWVVASAVSTGTVALAEIGDKTQLLALLLAARFRKPIPIIAGILLATLLNHALAAWFGTLVAAFLKPEILRWVVAASFLAVAIWTLKPDQLDEGETKFSARGAFIATTIAFFFAEIGDKTQVATVLLATRYEPLWAVIFGTTVGMLLANVPVALLGARFADRLPLKTARLVAAAVFAALALWVAIRGIG, from the coding sequence ATGGATCTGTCCCACTTCCCGGCCTGGGTCGTCGCCTCCGCCGTGTCCACCGGCACCGTCGCGCTCGCCGAAATCGGCGATAAAACGCAGTTGCTGGCTTTGCTGCTGGCCGCGCGCTTCCGCAAACCGATCCCGATCATCGCCGGCATCCTGCTGGCCACCTTGCTCAACCACGCGCTGGCCGCCTGGTTCGGCACCCTGGTCGCCGCGTTCCTGAAGCCCGAAATCCTGCGCTGGGTGGTCGCCGCGAGCTTCCTGGCGGTGGCGATCTGGACGCTCAAGCCGGACCAGCTCGACGAAGGCGAGACGAAGTTCTCCGCCCGCGGCGCCTTCATCGCCACCACCATCGCGTTCTTTTTCGCCGAAATCGGCGACAAGACCCAGGTCGCCACCGTGCTGCTGGCGACCCGCTACGAGCCGCTGTGGGCGGTGATCTTCGGCACCACGGTCGGCATGCTGCTGGCGAACGTGCCGGTGGCCCTGCTCGGCGCCCGTTTCGCCGACCGCCTGCCGCTGAAGACCGCCCGTCTGGTCGCCGCCGCGGTGTTCGCCGCGCTGGCCTTGTGGGTGGCGATCCGCGGCATCGGCTGA
- a CDS encoding GGDEF domain-containing protein — MYQGVGGRMRSVLIALLSRPDEIMLEIGAGGELLVARLRAVLAAMLLLLPLFNALGGGSVKETLIGLIGAVVVNVFSQLWLALARRQRRYRWLPFSTAAFDVTATTAVLAMLAVQHLPAGLNSLIVWCGYLLAILMTALRSDGRVTLFAGVLTLLQYGLLVLWVFASAGSPEDLMSSDYGAVTVGSQTQRLVLLAMMTLATSMVVYRMQRLIEMSGTDGLTRLPNRTWLTHRIPRLFDAVRRDGGSLTLALIDLDHFKRINDDYGHRLGDRSLRHLVAVLREQAEPSEWLVRLSGGEFLLVMRKPLGTAFEEVDAIRRTVAERPFEPGRGAEPLWLSFSAGLVTFPQEGGDLSRLLRRADLRLQRAKQSGRNRVVARDV, encoded by the coding sequence ATGTACCAGGGCGTAGGCGGGCGGATGCGCAGCGTGTTGATCGCGCTGCTGTCGCGCCCGGACGAAATCATGCTCGAGATCGGCGCCGGCGGCGAACTGCTGGTGGCGCGGCTGCGCGCGGTGCTGGCGGCGATGCTGTTGTTGCTGCCGCTGTTCAACGCGCTCGGCGGCGGCAGCGTCAAGGAGACCCTGATCGGCCTGATCGGCGCGGTCGTGGTCAACGTGTTCTCGCAGCTGTGGCTGGCGCTGGCGCGGCGCCAGCGCCGCTACCGCTGGCTGCCCTTCTCCACCGCCGCCTTCGACGTCACCGCGACCACCGCGGTGCTGGCGATGCTGGCGGTGCAGCACCTGCCGGCCGGGCTCAACAGCCTGATCGTGTGGTGCGGCTATTTGTTGGCGATCCTGATGACCGCGCTGCGCAGCGACGGCCGGGTGACCTTGTTCGCCGGCGTGCTGACGCTGCTGCAATACGGCTTGCTGGTGCTGTGGGTGTTCGCCAGCGCCGGCTCGCCCGAGGACCTGATGTCCAGCGATTACGGCGCAGTCACCGTCGGCAGCCAGACCCAGCGGTTGGTGCTGCTGGCGATGATGACCCTGGCCACCTCGATGGTCGTCTACCGCATGCAGCGGCTGATCGAGATGTCCGGCACCGACGGCCTGACCCGGCTGCCGAACCGGACCTGGCTCACCCACCGCATCCCGCGCCTGTTCGACGCGGTACGCCGCGACGGCGGCAGCCTGACCCTGGCGCTGATCGATCTGGACCACTTCAAGCGCATCAACGACGACTACGGCCACCGCCTCGGCGACCGCAGCCTGCGCCATCTGGTCGCGGTGCTGCGCGAGCAGGCCGAGCCCAGCGAATGGCTGGTGCGGCTGTCGGGCGGCGAATTCCTGCTGGTGATGCGCAAGCCGCTGGGCACCGCGTTCGAGGAAGTCGACGCGATCCGCCGCACCGTCGCCGAGCGTCCGTTCGAGCCCGGTCGCGGCGCCGAGCCGCTGTGGCTGAGCTTCAGCGCGGGGCTGGTGACCTTTCCGCAGGAAGGCGGCGACCTTTCGCGCCTGCTGCGCCGCGCCGACTTGCGCCTGCAGCGGGCCAAGCAGTCCGGCCGCAACCGGGTGGTGGCGCGCGATGTTTGA
- a CDS encoding nucleoside transporter C-terminal domain-containing protein, which translates to MDSILRVGFGLFGLAVLVGIAWVFSVNRRKVDWKLVVTGVTLQIAFAAVVLLVPGGKDVFDAIGKGFVHVLEFVGAGSKFIFGDLMDVSKFGFIFAFQVLPTIIFFSALMGVLYHLGVMQAVVRAMAWAITKVMRVSGAETTSVCASVFIGQTEAPLTVRPYIPKMTESELITMMIGGMAHIAGGVLAAYVGMLGAGDPAAQAFYAKHLLAASIMAAPATLVIAKILIPETGEPLTRGTIKMEVEKNTANIIDAAAAGAGDGLRLALNIGAMLLAFIALMALINAPLTWIGEHTGLAAAIGKPTDLSAILGFLLAPIAWVIGTPWADANVVGGLIGEKVVLNEFVAYTHLADIVNGKVAGVSLSDEGRLIATYALCGFANFSSIAIQIGGIGGLAPERRQDLARFGLRAVLGGSIATFMTATIAGVLTHFAS; encoded by the coding sequence GTGGATTCGATTTTGCGCGTGGGCTTCGGCCTGTTCGGTCTGGCGGTGCTCGTCGGCATCGCCTGGGTGTTCTCGGTCAATCGCCGCAAGGTCGACTGGAAGCTGGTCGTCACCGGCGTCACCCTGCAGATCGCGTTCGCCGCGGTGGTGCTGCTGGTGCCGGGCGGCAAGGACGTGTTCGACGCCATCGGCAAGGGCTTCGTGCACGTGCTGGAGTTCGTCGGCGCCGGTTCGAAGTTCATCTTCGGCGACCTCATGGACGTCAGCAAATTCGGCTTCATCTTCGCCTTCCAGGTGCTGCCGACGATCATTTTCTTCTCCGCGCTGATGGGCGTGCTCTACCACCTGGGCGTGATGCAGGCGGTGGTGCGCGCGATGGCCTGGGCGATCACCAAGGTCATGCGCGTGTCGGGCGCGGAAACCACCAGCGTCTGCGCCAGCGTGTTCATCGGCCAGACCGAGGCGCCGCTGACCGTGCGCCCCTACATTCCGAAGATGACCGAGTCCGAGCTGATCACGATGATGATCGGCGGCATGGCCCACATCGCCGGCGGCGTGCTGGCGGCCTACGTCGGCATGCTCGGCGCCGGCGATCCGGCGGCGCAGGCGTTCTACGCCAAGCACCTGCTGGCGGCCTCGATCATGGCCGCGCCGGCCACGCTGGTGATCGCCAAGATCCTGATCCCGGAAACCGGCGAGCCGCTGACCCGCGGCACGATCAAGATGGAAGTGGAGAAGAACACCGCCAACATCATCGACGCCGCCGCCGCGGGCGCCGGCGACGGCCTGCGCCTGGCGCTGAACATCGGCGCGATGCTGCTGGCCTTCATCGCCTTGATGGCGCTGATCAATGCGCCGCTGACCTGGATCGGCGAGCACACCGGCCTGGCCGCGGCGATCGGCAAGCCGACCGACCTGTCGGCGATCCTCGGCTTCCTGCTGGCGCCGATCGCCTGGGTCATCGGCACCCCGTGGGCCGACGCCAACGTGGTCGGCGGCCTGATCGGCGAGAAGGTCGTGCTCAACGAATTCGTCGCTTACACCCATCTGGCCGACATCGTGAACGGCAAGGTCGCCGGCGTGAGCCTGAGCGACGAGGGCCGCCTGATCGCGACCTACGCGCTGTGCGGCTTCGCCAACTTCTCCTCGATCGCGATCCAGATCGGCGGCATCGGCGGCCTCGCCCCGGAACGCCGCCAGGATCTGGCCCGCTTCGGCCTGCGCGCGGTGCTGGGCGGCTCGATCGCCACCTTCATGACCGCGACCATCGCCGGCGTGCTGACCCACTTCGCGTCGTAA
- a CDS encoding ribokinase yields the protein MSDSANNGRVVVIGSFNVDHVWALAALPRPGETLAGRYHTGPGGKGFNQATAAARAGAATAFVCALGEDAGGQLARALAAGDGIDLRDLRSDEPTGTAGIYVDADGRNTIVIGPGANAELSPAFVGEHAAALDAAQVALAQLETPVESAAAAFARARDAGGLTLLNPAPADAVASDALWALTDVATPNETEFCAQLRRRGGASLDPDALAELDPAELHAHCRRLLAHGSVVITLGKSGCFVSHADGALRGDARAFYRVDAAAVKAIDTTGAGDAFNGSLAASLARAPGAAFAEHVGYAVRFAGLSTERAGAAAAMPRDADVRARFG from the coding sequence ATGAGCGATTCCGCCAACAACGGCCGCGTCGTCGTGATCGGTTCCTTCAACGTCGATCACGTCTGGGCGCTGGCCGCGTTGCCGCGTCCGGGCGAGACCCTGGCCGGCCGCTATCACACCGGGCCCGGCGGCAAGGGCTTCAATCAAGCCACCGCGGCGGCGCGCGCGGGCGCGGCGACCGCGTTCGTGTGCGCGCTGGGCGAGGACGCGGGCGGCCAGCTCGCGCGCGCGCTCGCGGCCGGCGACGGCATCGACCTGCGCGATCTGCGCAGCGACGAGCCGACCGGCACCGCCGGCATCTACGTCGATGCCGACGGCCGCAACACCATCGTGATCGGCCCCGGCGCCAACGCCGAACTGTCGCCGGCCTTCGTCGGCGAACACGCGGCCGCGCTGGACGCCGCGCAGGTCGCGCTGGCGCAGCTGGAAACCCCGGTCGAGTCGGCCGCCGCCGCGTTCGCGCGCGCGCGCGATGCCGGCGGATTGACCCTGCTCAACCCGGCGCCCGCCGACGCGGTCGCCAGCGACGCGCTGTGGGCGCTGACCGACGTGGCCACGCCCAACGAAACCGAGTTCTGCGCGCAGCTGCGGCGGCGCGGCGGCGCTTCGCTCGATCCCGACGCGCTGGCCGAGCTCGATCCGGCCGAACTGCACGCGCATTGCCGGCGCTTGCTGGCCCACGGCAGCGTGGTGATCACGCTGGGCAAGTCGGGCTGTTTCGTCTCCCACGCCGACGGCGCGCTGCGCGGCGACGCGCGCGCGTTCTACCGCGTCGACGCGGCGGCGGTGAAGGCGATCGACACCACCGGCGCGGGCGACGCCTTCAACGGCTCGCTGGCGGCCTCGCTGGCGCGCGCGCCGGGCGCGGCGTTCGCCGAGCACGTGGGGTATGCGGTGCGCTTCGCCGGTCTGTCGACCGAGCGCGCGGGCGCGGCGGCGGCGATGCCGCGCGATGCGGACGTGCGGGCGCGGTTCGGCTGA
- a CDS encoding TonB-dependent receptor encodes MLRPQLLASAVLAALLAPAVHAEDAKDLDRVTVSASTSRTPNSEAALANTITVIDAEQLKQQLAVTQDVSQILANLIPSFSPSRQKLTNAGETLRGRKPLYLVDGVPQSTPLREGGRDGHTIDPAMIERIEVIHGANALQGLGASGGIINIITKRAPREDGASFQDVNVGVSSALPNQSDSVGYRASYVFGTRRGDVDFVGGASYASEGLFYDGNGDAIAVNDIQGDLMDARSYNLFAKAGWDIDEDKRLQLTANRYQLRGNNDYVTVNGDIRTGKLATSARGSREGRGPQNRSTSLVLDYTDKSLAGGYLNAQLFWVDFKGLYGATDWEDFWRDGRDLHWWDQSQNVSEKVGGKFSWSRDNLFGQRLRATFGLDWNRDKTYQELVVAKLKWVPQTQYESWSPFVQAEWWVADKVMLTAGVRHERGELKVGDFTTIPANAGGSRFVRGGTPKTRETLPNYGIVFEATDSLKFYASYSEGYTVADIGRVLRGITTPNQSVDKLVDLSPVVSDNREIGVDFDNGRWLAHLAAYWSDSDLGSRLAFDRNTQSYFVVRERTEIRGIEGNVAFQFSDAGRVGLGYARGKGRYDSDGDDRVDSDLPGVNISPDRVTAFWDQTWNDWFATRLQGSHAIDRDFDAKGVRVASTDGYTTVDLQGRFKLPLGQLNVGVENLFNEQYVTYYSQSTPRNDTYTAGRGRVLNLSWSHRF; translated from the coding sequence ATGCTCCGTCCGCAGCTTCTCGCCAGCGCCGTGCTGGCCGCCCTCCTCGCGCCCGCCGTCCACGCCGAGGACGCCAAGGATCTCGATCGCGTCACCGTCTCGGCCAGCACCAGCCGCACGCCGAATTCGGAAGCGGCGCTGGCCAACACCATCACCGTGATCGACGCCGAGCAGCTCAAGCAGCAGTTGGCGGTGACCCAGGACGTCTCGCAGATCCTCGCCAACCTGATCCCCTCGTTCTCGCCCTCGCGGCAGAAGCTCACCAACGCCGGCGAAACCCTGCGCGGGCGCAAGCCGCTGTATCTGGTCGACGGCGTGCCGCAGTCCACGCCGCTGCGCGAAGGCGGCCGCGACGGCCACACCATCGATCCGGCGATGATCGAGCGCATCGAAGTCATCCACGGCGCCAACGCGCTGCAAGGCCTCGGCGCTTCGGGCGGCATCATCAACATCATCACCAAGCGCGCCCCGCGCGAGGACGGCGCGAGCTTCCAGGACGTCAACGTCGGCGTCAGCAGCGCGCTGCCGAACCAGAGCGACAGCGTCGGCTACCGCGCGTCCTACGTGTTCGGCACCCGCCGCGGCGATGTCGATTTCGTCGGCGGCGCGTCCTACGCCAGCGAAGGCCTGTTCTACGACGGCAACGGCGACGCGATCGCGGTCAACGACATCCAGGGCGACCTGATGGACGCGCGCAGCTACAACCTGTTCGCCAAGGCCGGCTGGGACATCGACGAGGACAAGCGCCTGCAGCTGACCGCCAACCGCTACCAGCTGCGCGGCAACAACGACTACGTCACCGTCAACGGCGACATCCGCACCGGCAAGCTCGCCACCTCCGCGCGCGGCAGCCGCGAGGGCCGCGGCCCACAGAACCGTTCGACCTCGCTGGTGCTGGACTACACCGACAAATCGCTGGCCGGCGGCTATCTCAACGCGCAGCTGTTCTGGGTCGATTTCAAGGGTTTGTACGGCGCCACCGATTGGGAAGACTTCTGGCGCGACGGCCGCGATCTGCATTGGTGGGACCAGTCGCAGAACGTGTCGGAGAAAGTCGGCGGCAAGTTCAGCTGGTCGCGCGACAACCTGTTCGGCCAGCGCCTGCGCGCGACCTTCGGCCTGGACTGGAACCGCGACAAGACCTATCAGGAACTCGTCGTCGCCAAGCTCAAGTGGGTGCCGCAAACCCAGTACGAATCCTGGTCGCCGTTCGTGCAGGCCGAATGGTGGGTGGCCGATAAGGTGATGCTGACCGCCGGCGTGCGTCATGAGCGCGGCGAGCTCAAGGTCGGCGATTTCACCACCATCCCGGCCAACGCCGGCGGCAGTCGTTTCGTCCGCGGCGGCACGCCCAAGACCCGCGAAACCTTGCCGAACTACGGCATCGTGTTCGAAGCCACCGATTCGCTGAAGTTCTACGCCTCGTATTCGGAAGGCTACACCGTGGCCGACATCGGCCGCGTGCTGCGCGGCATCACCACGCCGAACCAGAGCGTGGACAAGCTGGTCGATCTGTCGCCGGTGGTGTCGGACAACCGCGAAATCGGCGTGGACTTCGACAACGGCCGCTGGCTGGCGCATCTGGCCGCGTACTGGTCCGATTCCGACCTCGGCTCGCGCCTGGCTTTCGACCGCAACACCCAGAGCTATTTCGTCGTGCGCGAGCGCACCGAAATCCGCGGCATCGAGGGCAACGTCGCGTTCCAGTTCTCCGACGCCGGCCGCGTCGGTTTGGGCTACGCGCGCGGCAAGGGCCGCTACGACAGCGACGGCGACGACCGCGTCGACAGCGATCTGCCGGGCGTCAACATCAGCCCGGACCGCGTCACCGCGTTCTGGGATCAGACCTGGAACGACTGGTTCGCCACGCGCCTGCAGGGCAGCCATGCGATCGACCGCGACTTCGACGCCAAGGGCGTGCGCGTGGCCAGCACCGACGGCTACACCACGGTCGATCTGCAAGGCCGCTTCAAGCTGCCGCTGGGCCAGCTCAACGTCGGCGTCGAGAACCTGTTCAACGAGCAGTACGTGACTTACTACTCGCAGAGCACACCGCGCAACGACACCTACACCGCCGGGCGCGGGCGCGTGCTCAACCTGAGCTGGTCGCACCGCTTCTGA
- a CDS encoding PepSY-associated TM helix domain-containing protein, with product MNTSQATAIPHKPKPRRVRAALKWLHLWLGLTLGTAFALVALSGTVLTFQRELGLWAYPQLQRDANIDEAQRARALERIVAHWQGQGMSSLDLPTPQFPVWQGYFPNNERRYFDPASGELLLTRNTGNDLILWLRDWHTHLLAGKNGEQVLGVVGIVAVFMLLSGLYLWWPRLSALRASLKWYRGPPTRRWLSWHRGIGLWLLPLTLLAAVTGTAMVYDETARGVLRAAFSEAKPRKPPKLAAREDANIDWAAVLRAADAAVAPGGPMAGAQLRRIGLPKKDSGLVTIRARAVGEWHPVGRSMVWIDPYRGAVLGTLDSTRQGPGARAYEAMYPLHGGFVGGRVWQVLIALTGLMPPFLLITGFLFWRRRRGR from the coding sequence ATGAACACCAGCCAGGCCACCGCTATCCCGCACAAACCCAAGCCGCGCCGCGTGCGCGCGGCGTTGAAATGGCTGCATCTGTGGCTGGGCCTGACCCTGGGCACGGCGTTCGCGCTGGTCGCGCTGTCCGGCACGGTACTGACGTTCCAACGCGAACTGGGGCTGTGGGCGTATCCGCAGTTGCAGCGCGACGCGAACATCGACGAAGCGCAGCGCGCACGGGCGCTGGAGCGGATCGTCGCGCACTGGCAAGGCCAGGGCATGAGCTCGCTCGATCTGCCCACGCCGCAGTTCCCGGTGTGGCAGGGCTATTTCCCCAACAACGAGCGGCGCTATTTCGACCCCGCCAGCGGCGAACTGCTGCTGACCCGCAACACCGGCAACGATCTGATCCTGTGGCTGCGCGACTGGCATACGCATCTGCTGGCCGGCAAGAACGGCGAGCAGGTGCTGGGCGTGGTCGGCATCGTCGCGGTGTTCATGCTGCTCAGCGGCCTGTACCTGTGGTGGCCGCGGCTGTCGGCGTTGCGGGCGAGCCTGAAGTGGTATCGCGGCCCGCCGACGCGGCGCTGGCTGAGTTGGCACCGCGGCATCGGCCTGTGGCTGCTGCCGCTCACGTTGCTGGCGGCGGTCACCGGCACCGCGATGGTCTACGACGAAACCGCGCGCGGCGTCCTGCGCGCGGCGTTTTCCGAAGCCAAGCCGCGCAAGCCGCCGAAACTCGCGGCGCGCGAGGACGCGAACATCGATTGGGCCGCGGTGCTGCGCGCGGCCGACGCGGCGGTGGCGCCGGGCGGGCCGATGGCGGGCGCGCAGTTGCGCCGGATCGGCTTGCCGAAGAAGGACAGCGGCCTGGTCACGATCCGCGCGCGCGCCGTCGGCGAATGGCATCCGGTCGGGCGCAGCATGGTCTGGATCGATCCGTATCGCGGCGCGGTGCTGGGCACCCTGGATTCCACCCGGCAAGGGCCCGGCGCGCGCGCGTACGAAGCGATGTATCCGCTGCACGGCGGCTTCGTCGGCGGGCGGGTGTGGCAGGTCTTGATCGCCTTGACCGGACTGATGCCGCCGTTCTTGTTGATCACCGGCTTCTTGTTCTGGCGGCGCCGGCGCGGGCGCTGA
- a CDS encoding YegP family protein, giving the protein MAGKYVITKQSDGQYHFVLKAGNGQVILSSESYKQKASALEGIESVRKNSQIEARYERKSAADGRLYFLLTASNGQTIGNSQMYKDAGGRDGGIASVKENGPSLKVEDTTG; this is encoded by the coding sequence ATGGCAGGCAAGTACGTCATCACCAAGCAGAGCGACGGGCAGTACCACTTCGTGCTCAAGGCCGGCAACGGGCAGGTGATCCTCAGCAGCGAGAGCTACAAGCAAAAGGCTTCGGCGCTGGAGGGCATCGAGTCGGTGCGCAAGAACAGCCAGATCGAAGCGCGCTACGAGCGCAAGAGCGCCGCCGACGGCCGGCTGTACTTCCTGCTGACGGCCAGCAACGGCCAGACCATCGGCAACAGCCAGATGTACAAGGACGCCGGCGGCCGCGACGGCGGCATCGCCTCGGTCAAGGAAAACGGGCCGTCGCTGAAGGTGGAAGACACCACGGGCTGA
- the dusB gene encoding tRNA dihydrouridine synthase DusB: MRIGSHTIAPRVVLAPMAGVTDKPFRVLCKRLGAGLCVSEMTTSDPRFWTTAKSRHRMDHDGEPDPISVQIAGTVPKIMAEAARYNVDHGAQIVDINMGCPAKKVCNAWAGSALMREPELVASILQAVVAAVDVPVTLKIRTGWDHDQRNAPLIARIAEQSGIAALAVHGRTRDQQYTGSAEYDTIAAIKAQLSIPVLANGDIDSPRKAAFVLAHTGCDAVMVGRAAQGRPWIFREIAHYLAHGEELPPPSLAEVRDILIGHLEHLHSFYGEVSGVRIARKHLGWYAKDRPENAAFRAVVNRAESPEQQLRLTRDYFDALVAGVAPELPAAA; this comes from the coding sequence ATGCGCATCGGCTCCCACACCATCGCCCCTCGGGTGGTCCTCGCTCCGATGGCGGGCGTCACCGACAAACCGTTCCGGGTGCTGTGCAAGCGCCTGGGCGCCGGGCTGTGCGTGTCGGAAATGACCACCAGCGATCCGCGCTTCTGGACCACGGCCAAGTCGCGCCACCGCATGGACCACGACGGCGAGCCCGACCCGATCAGCGTGCAGATCGCCGGCACGGTGCCGAAGATCATGGCCGAGGCGGCGCGCTACAACGTCGATCACGGCGCGCAGATCGTCGACATCAACATGGGCTGCCCGGCCAAGAAGGTCTGCAACGCCTGGGCCGGTTCGGCGCTGATGCGCGAACCCGAACTGGTGGCGAGCATTCTGCAGGCCGTGGTCGCCGCGGTGGACGTGCCGGTCACGCTCAAGATCCGCACCGGCTGGGACCACGATCAGCGCAACGCGCCGCTGATCGCGCGCATCGCCGAGCAATCCGGCATCGCCGCATTGGCCGTGCACGGCCGCACCCGCGACCAGCAGTACACCGGCAGCGCCGAGTACGACACCATCGCCGCGATCAAGGCGCAGCTGTCGATTCCGGTGCTCGCCAACGGCGACATCGATTCGCCGCGCAAGGCCGCCTTCGTGCTCGCCCATACCGGCTGCGACGCGGTCATGGTCGGACGCGCCGCGCAGGGACGGCCGTGGATTTTCCGCGAGATCGCGCATTACCTCGCGCACGGCGAGGAACTGCCGCCGCCGTCGCTGGCGGAAGTGCGCGACATTCTGATCGGCCATCTCGAACACCTGCACTCGTTCTACGGCGAGGTGTCGGGCGTGCGCATCGCGCGCAAGCACTTGGGCTGGTACGCGAAGGATCGCCCGGAAAACGCGGCCTTCCGCGCCGTGGTCAACCGCGCCGAATCGCCGGAACAGCAGTTGCGGCTGACCCGCGACTACTTCGACGCGCTGGTCGCCGGCGTCGCGCCGGAGCTGCCGGCCGCGGCCTGA
- a CDS encoding PEGA domain-containing protein — MPLFLRRIALAAVVVLALGAGGCATFIRGSTQSFTVDSLPGGATVSLSNGERCTTPCVLKLKRKHPVAVELCKPGYRTAQTLVRSELGGAGAVRMAGNALIGGLIGVGVDAASGAAKDLSPNVLAVLLVEESPGCTAPKFPAVPDNGQTPADYAEDKDKAQHKAEEKRKR, encoded by the coding sequence ATGCCCTTGTTCCTGCGCCGGATCGCGCTCGCGGCCGTCGTCGTCCTCGCGCTCGGCGCCGGCGGCTGCGCCACCTTCATCCGCGGCTCGACCCAATCCTTCACCGTCGACAGCCTGCCCGGCGGCGCCACCGTCTCGCTGTCCAACGGCGAGCGCTGCACCACGCCGTGCGTGCTCAAGCTCAAGCGCAAGCACCCGGTCGCGGTGGAACTGTGCAAACCCGGCTACCGCACCGCGCAGACCCTGGTGCGCAGCGAACTCGGCGGCGCCGGCGCGGTGCGCATGGCCGGCAACGCGCTGATCGGCGGCTTGATCGGCGTCGGCGTGGACGCGGCCAGCGGCGCGGCCAAGGACTTGAGCCCGAACGTGCTGGCGGTGCTGCTGGTGGAGGAATCGCCGGGCTGCACCGCGCCGAAGTTCCCGGCCGTGCCCGACAACGGGCAGACGCCGGCGGATTACGCCGAAGACAAGGACAAGGCCCAGCACAAGGCCGAGGAAAAGCGTAAGCGCTGA